Genomic segment of Ferviditalea candida:
CAGTATCGGTATCCGCCGGGGTACAGGCAATCACTTCCGCAATTCCGACCGCGGTGCCTTATATTGTGGAAATTGCGCTGCTGCTGGTTTGGTTGATGGTATGGCTAAATTTGCGGGGAACGTCGGAATCGGGCGCCGTATTTTCCATTCCGACCTATTTTTTCATTTTTCTTATCCTTCTTCTGATCGGCAAAGGTTCCTGGGATTTAACTTTCGGAGCCCATCACGGCATCCCTTTGCAATCGACGTTTCCGCCCGCCGTTCCCGCCGGCCTTTCTCTTTTCGTCCTGCTCAGGGCGTTTTCTTCCGGCTGCTCGGCTGTTACGGGGATAGAAGCCATATCCGACGCTGTGCCGCATTTTAAAACACCCTCCCAAGCCAACGCAAAAAAAACCTTACTTATGTTGGGAATTTTGCTTTCTTTTATTTTCGGAGGCATTACTATCCTGGCTGTCGCCTATCACGTTGCCCCCGATCCGAAAGGACATACCTCCGTCTTGTCCATGATTACGGAAATGACGTTTGGCCGTGGCATTCTTTATTATCTGACGCAAATTGCAACCATGCTGATTCTGACCCTCGCCGCCAATACAAGCTTTAACGGTTTCCCGATTCTCGCTTCAATTATGGCGCAGGATAAAAACTTCCCAAGGATGTTTGCCAACCGCGGCGATCGGCTTGCATACAATTATGGAATCATCACTTTGGGGATATTGGCAAGCATTCTGTTGATTGTTTTCAGGGGCAAAACGGATTCGCTGATTCCCCTATACGCAATCGGAGTTTTCTTATCTTTCACTTTAGCCCAAACCGGATTGATGAGAAGATGGCTGAAAAATAAAACTTCCGGCTGGCACCGGCGATTATTCATTAACGGTTTGGGGGCGGTGGTGTCGTTCACCGTATTCGTGATTTTCGGCATCACAAAATTTGATGAGGGTGCTTGGATCGTAATCATCCTCATTCCCATACTGCTGTGGGTAATCACCAAGATCTACAGACATTATGAGGATGTGGCCGATGAGCTGAGAATTAGTCTTGAAGACGAGATGCCGCAGCAGGAAATGCTCATTATTGTGCCGGTAGCGGGCATTCACCGTGTTGTGGCCCATAGCATCTCTTATGCCAAATCCTTGACACCGAATGTCGTAGCCTTTTGCATAGCGTTCAGCGATGAAGAGGAAAAACGGATGGAAGAAAAATGGGACAAATGGAGTCCCGGCATCCGGCTGATTGTCTTCAAATCGCGTTACCGGACCATCGTAAAACCATTGTGCGAATTTATCGAACGCATTCATCTGCATGTACAATATAAACAAAAGATCATGGTGCTGCTTCCCGAGTTTATCACAAATAAATGGTGGCATAATTTCCTGCATAACCAGTACGCCAAAAAAATCCGCAACAAACTGCTTGCCAAATACGATGTCATTGTAGCCACCGTGCCCTATCATTTGCACAAATGACAGTGAAAAAGCTGCCCATAAGCAGATTACCGCTTGTGGACAGCTTTTCGTTGATCTCATATGGTTGAGGATTATCCGCGAATACCCGTGTTCGCCTGGACATAGATCTGTTCAAATTTCTCTTCAGCTTGTTTAGAAGGCGCCCCTCCGATGAGCGAGCCTATATAGGCCGCCAAGAATCCGAGCGGTATGGACACAAGTCCCGGATTTTTCAATGGGAAGATAGGATTCTCCACCATGATGTTCGGACTTATGATAATCAAGCCGATTGCCGAAATCAAACCGGTCAGCATTCCGGCTACAGCGCCGACCGTGTTGAATCTCTTCCAGAAAATCGTCAACACAATGACCGGAAGATTAGCGCTGGCCGCAATCGCAAAAGCCAATGCGACCAGATACGAAACGTTAAACGTTTTCGCACCCAAGGCGAGCAGGATAGCAATAACCGCAATGCCCACGGAAGCCAAACGCGCAACTCTCATTTGTTCTTTTTCCGTTGCATGGCCGCCGCGCAGCACATTGGAATAGAAATCATGGGCAAACGCGCTGGCGGCCGAAATGACAAGACCCGCCACAACCGCAAGAATGGTCGCGAAAGCAACGGCAGAGATGAATGCCAAGAAAATATTCCCACCCAAAAATTCGGCCAACTGGGGCGCTGCCAAGTTGCCGGCCGCATTTGCTTTCTTAATCGCATCGATACCGACAAAATAGGCGGCTCCATAACCGAGGAGCGGGGTCATCAAATAGAACAAGCCGATGATCCAAGTTGCAAACACAATGGATCTGCGTGCGGTAGGCGCATCCGGAACGGACAAGAAGCGAATAAGAATATGCGGCAAGCCGGCAGTTCCCAGAACGAGGGCCATGTTCAGCGAAATTACGTCAAGTCCCGCTGTAACCGTGGTAGGCGCCGGAGGCGTTACGGCTTTGTCGCCGAGCTTGGCGGCCACTTGGTTGAAAAGCTCCACAGGATTAAAGTGGAAATGAGCCAATACCATAATCGACAGGGCAATGGTTCCTCCCATCAGCAATACCGCCTTGACGATTTGAACCCAAGTGGTGGCCAGCATCCCGCCTGCCACGACATATATGGTCATCAGAATGCCGATAACGATGATTGACGTTGAATAATCAATACCCAGGAGCAGCTTGATAATGGCACCGGCACCCACCAGCTGCGCGATCATGTAAAACGTGCTGATCGTCAATGTATTCAACGCGGCAACGGAACGAATCGCTTTCGCGTTGAATCGGGCCGCCAGCATATCCGCCATCGTATATTTTCCCAGGTTGCGCAGCGGCTCCGCCACAATCAACAATACGACCAAATAAGCGACGAGATATCCGATCGAATAAAAGAATCCCGAGAATCCGTTAATTGCAATCGCTCCGGCGATGCCAAGAAAAGAAGCTGCCGACATGTAGTCCCCCGCAATGGCAAGACCGTTTTGCCAGCCTTTGATTTGGCCTCCGGCCACATAAAACTCGCTGGTCGATTTATTTCGCCTGGCCGCCCAATAAGTGATCAACAGGGTGATGAATATAATAACTACAAAAAACGAAAATGCAGTAGTGTTCACTTGGCGCTTTCCCCTTTCCCCTCAACATCATCTTTGACCTTTTTGGCAAGTTGGTCGAACTCTCTCGCTTTTTTCAAATACATATGGCTCAATACCCATGTCATGATGAACTGCGCAAAAGCGTAAATATACGCCCAGTTAATTGCGCCGATCACTTTGCCGTCAAGCGATGACGTAAAAGCGGTCAACACCGGCAAAATAAAATAAAATACCATAAAAAAGATTGTTGAAGGCAAAATGAACGCCTTCTTCTGCTGCATTAAATGGTGGAAAGCGCTGGATTGCCGGATTACACCCCAATCGGCCTTTTTGGAATTCGTTACCATAAAGAATCGACACCCCCTATTGTAATAATCGCGCTTTTTTGAAAGCGCTTTAATACTATAAAAGTATATCAGCTTCATCTCGAATTGTGTTGCAATTTGTTTAAGTTGCAGGTTTTAACGCACGAATAGCCGGTTGAGCCGTCTGTATTGCCGTCTGTACGGCCGCAAACAAAGAAACCATTCCGCAAGTTGAATGCGGAATGGCTTTTTCACTGGATAATTATGCTTTTTGTACAACATCGTATGAGCTTTTTAAGGAAACAATCTGATTGAATACTATTTTGTCTTTGGCGGTCAATTTGGGATCCACGTTAAAGTATCCGTGCCGGAAAAATTGAAATTTGTCCTGCGCCTGCGCATCTTTCATATTCGGTTCCACGAATCCTTGCAGGATTTCGATCGACCTCGGATTGATGTTTTCCAAGAAGCTTTTTTCGTCTTCCGATTCGTCTGTCAGCAGCAGCGGCTCAAACAACCTGAACTCCGCCGCAATCGCGTGCGTCGCTTCCACCCAATGAATCGTACCTTTAACTTTTCTGCCCGTAAAGCCGGTTCCGCTTTTCGTTTCCGGATCATATGTGCAGCGAATCTCAAGGACTTGTCCGCTGTCGTCCTTGACCACATCAACGCATTTGATAAAATACGCATTCTTCAGCCGCACCTCATTGCCGGGAAACAACCGGAAATATTTGCTCGGCGGTTTCTCCATAAAATCATCCTGCTCAATATAGATCACCCTGGAAAACGGGATTTGCCGGCTGCCCATTTCCGGATTTTCCGAATTATTTTCAGCGTCCAGCCACTCCGTCTGTCCTTCCGGATAATTCATAATCACCAATTTCAGCGGATTCAACACCGCCATCGTTCGCGGCGCCTTCATTTTCAAATCTTCCCTGATAAAATGCTCGAGCATCCTGTCATCGACGATACTGTTGCTTTTGGAAACGCCGATTTCCCTGGCAAAATTGCGGATCGCTTCCGGTGTGAAGCCTCTTCTCCGTAGGCCTGATATCGTCGGCATGCGCGGATCGTCCCATCCGTCGACGATTTTCTCATCCACAAGCTGCTTCAGCTTCCGTTTGCTCATCACCGTGTTTGTCATATTCAACCGTGCAAATTCATATTGGCGCGGCTGGGCTTCCATCTCGCATTCCCGGATCGCCCAGTCATACAGCGGTCTGTGGTCTTCAAATTCCAAGGTGCACAAAGAATGGGTAACGCCTTCGATGGCGTCGCTCAAAGGATGGGCGAAATCATACATCGGATAAATACACCACTTGTCGCCGGTTCGGTGATGCGCAGTATGCGAAATTCGGTACAATACCGGATCCCGCATGTTGATATTCGGGGAGGCCATGTCGATTTTGGCCCTCAGCACCTTTTCCCCGTCCTTGAATTCCCCTTGCCGCATGCGTTGGAACAGATCCAAATTTTCCTCCGCACTGCGGTTGCGATAAGGACTCTCTTGGCCCGGCTCGGTCAGCGTTCCGCGTGTCGCGCGGATTTGATCCTGAGTCAAGTCGCACACATACGCCTTGCCCTTGCGGATCAGCAGAACAGCCCGATCATACAGTTCGTCGAAATAATCCGA
This window contains:
- a CDS encoding APC family permease, which codes for MLMDILKKIIFGKPLKSDEIETEKMPVWKGLPILSSDALSSVAYGTEQILLALSVAGTVAFSYSLPIALAIIALIFILVLSYRQVIDAYPNGGGAYMVAKENLGMVWGRLTGVSLLIDYTLTVAVSVSAGVQAITSAIPTAVPYIVEIALLLVWLMVWLNLRGTSESGAVFSIPTYFFIFLILLLIGKGSWDLTFGAHHGIPLQSTFPPAVPAGLSLFVLLRAFSSGCSAVTGIEAISDAVPHFKTPSQANAKKTLLMLGILLSFIFGGITILAVAYHVAPDPKGHTSVLSMITEMTFGRGILYYLTQIATMLILTLAANTSFNGFPILASIMAQDKNFPRMFANRGDRLAYNYGIITLGILASILLIVFRGKTDSLIPLYAIGVFLSFTLAQTGLMRRWLKNKTSGWHRRLFINGLGAVVSFTVFVIFGITKFDEGAWIVIILIPILLWVITKIYRHYEDVADELRISLEDEMPQQEMLIIVPVAGIHRVVAHSISYAKSLTPNVVAFCIAFSDEEEKRMEEKWDKWSPGIRLIVFKSRYRTIVKPLCEFIERIHLHVQYKQKIMVLLPEFITNKWWHNFLHNQYAKKIRNKLLAKYDVIVATVPYHLHK
- a CDS encoding glutamine--tRNA ligase/YqeY domain fusion protein, which codes for METKETKQASSNFIRTIVIEDLNEGRTDRIVTRFPPEPNGYLHIGHAKSICLNFELADEFNGRTNLRFDDTNPMKEDTEYVEAIKEDVTWLGFQWDGMHFASDYFDELYDRAVLLIRKGKAYVCDLTQDQIRATRGTLTEPGQESPYRNRSAEENLDLFQRMRQGEFKDGEKVLRAKIDMASPNINMRDPVLYRISHTAHHRTGDKWCIYPMYDFAHPLSDAIEGVTHSLCTLEFEDHRPLYDWAIRECEMEAQPRQYEFARLNMTNTVMSKRKLKQLVDEKIVDGWDDPRMPTISGLRRRGFTPEAIRNFAREIGVSKSNSIVDDRMLEHFIREDLKMKAPRTMAVLNPLKLVIMNYPEGQTEWLDAENNSENPEMGSRQIPFSRVIYIEQDDFMEKPPSKYFRLFPGNEVRLKNAYFIKCVDVVKDDSGQVLEIRCTYDPETKSGTGFTGRKVKGTIHWVEATHAIAAEFRLFEPLLLTDESEDEKSFLENINPRSIEILQGFVEPNMKDAQAQDKFQFFRHGYFNVDPKLTAKDKIVFNQIVSLKSSYDVVQKA
- a CDS encoding DUF485 domain-containing protein, with the translated sequence MVTNSKKADWGVIRQSSAFHHLMQQKKAFILPSTIFFMVFYFILPVLTAFTSSLDGKVIGAINWAYIYAFAQFIMTWVLSHMYLKKAREFDQLAKKVKDDVEGKGESAK
- a CDS encoding solute symporter family protein, translated to MNTTAFSFFVVIIFITLLITYWAARRNKSTSEFYVAGGQIKGWQNGLAIAGDYMSAASFLGIAGAIAINGFSGFFYSIGYLVAYLVVLLIVAEPLRNLGKYTMADMLAARFNAKAIRSVAALNTLTISTFYMIAQLVGAGAIIKLLLGIDYSTSIIVIGILMTIYVVAGGMLATTWVQIVKAVLLMGGTIALSIMVLAHFHFNPVELFNQVAAKLGDKAVTPPAPTTVTAGLDVISLNMALVLGTAGLPHILIRFLSVPDAPTARRSIVFATWIIGLFYLMTPLLGYGAAYFVGIDAIKKANAAGNLAAPQLAEFLGGNIFLAFISAVAFATILAVVAGLVISAASAFAHDFYSNVLRGGHATEKEQMRVARLASVGIAVIAILLALGAKTFNVSYLVALAFAIAASANLPVIVLTIFWKRFNTVGAVAGMLTGLISAIGLIIISPNIMVENPIFPLKNPGLVSIPLGFLAAYIGSLIGGAPSKQAEEKFEQIYVQANTGIRG